In the genome of Fulvivirga maritima, one region contains:
- a CDS encoding DUF4198 domain-containing protein, with the protein MKAHKLILLLLLITSQSACAHYLWVETNETGIKGQKQEVKVHFGEYTYGLIEDPNGENFAGVKNFELWVVAPSGKKQAIKTSAKEDAFIGSFTPDENGVYTVVLNNKEIDVIDYTKYDFGIFRTHYHSTAKVIVGGEVKSSASTNDTGLAIVNLSTEKAKENAEVSLQVLYKGEPLNKQEVDIYIADLWSKKLTTNEEGIVTFKLPWATKYTVETTKKEETPGTYKGKDFEFIWHCATYCIAL; encoded by the coding sequence ATGAAAGCACACAAACTAATCCTTTTACTATTACTTATCACTTCTCAATCTGCCTGTGCCCATTATTTATGGGTAGAAACCAATGAAACTGGCATAAAAGGCCAAAAACAAGAAGTGAAAGTTCATTTTGGCGAGTATACTTATGGACTTATTGAAGACCCTAACGGAGAAAACTTCGCTGGTGTCAAAAATTTCGAACTATGGGTAGTAGCCCCTTCAGGCAAAAAGCAAGCTATAAAAACCAGTGCCAAAGAAGATGCTTTTATAGGCTCTTTCACTCCTGATGAAAATGGCGTTTACACAGTAGTGCTAAACAACAAAGAAATTGATGTGATAGATTATACTAAATATGACTTTGGTATTTTCAGAACACATTATCACTCTACCGCTAAGGTAATAGTAGGTGGCGAGGTAAAAAGCTCAGCTTCTACTAATGATACCGGCCTGGCTATAGTCAACCTCAGCACTGAAAAAGCAAAAGAAAACGCCGAAGTTTCACTTCAGGTATTATACAAAGGTGAGCCTCTTAACAAACAGGAAGTAGATATTTATATAGCTGACCTATGGAGCAAAAAACTCACTACTAATGAAGAAGGAATAGTAACTTTTAAACTTCCTTGGGCTACCAAATACACTGTAGAGACCACTAAAAAAGAAGAAACTCCTGGCACTTACAAAGGAAAAGATTTTGAATTCATCTGGCATTGCGCCACTTACTGTATCGCTTTATAA
- a CDS encoding SDR family oxidoreductase has translation MENVKGKVVAITGASSGIGEAIARHLASLGAKVVLGARRTAKLEVIANSILENGGEAVYTSLDVTQPDNVKAFVEYAIDKYDTLDVFVNNAGLMPLSMINNYKIAEWHQMIDVNVKGVLHGIAAALPVFESKDSGQFVNITSVGDRWVGPTSTVYSATKFAVRAISDGLRQEVSRNIRVALVAPGATESELPNTISDPELKKMAIESFRKDTIPGLAIAKAVAFAIAQPTDVDVNELVVRPTAQKAY, from the coding sequence ATGGAAAATGTAAAAGGTAAAGTAGTAGCTATTACAGGAGCTAGCAGTGGTATAGGTGAGGCAATTGCCAGGCATTTAGCTTCCTTAGGGGCTAAAGTGGTATTAGGAGCAAGAAGAACTGCAAAGCTGGAGGTAATTGCTAATTCGATCCTGGAAAATGGCGGGGAGGCAGTTTATACTAGTTTGGATGTGACTCAACCCGATAATGTAAAGGCATTTGTAGAATATGCTATTGACAAGTACGACACGTTAGATGTATTTGTTAACAATGCCGGACTTATGCCCTTATCTATGATCAATAATTACAAAATAGCAGAATGGCACCAGATGATAGATGTAAATGTAAAAGGTGTCTTGCATGGTATTGCAGCGGCACTTCCTGTATTTGAATCAAAAGACAGTGGGCAGTTTGTCAATATCACTTCTGTAGGTGATCGATGGGTAGGGCCTACTTCTACAGTTTATAGTGCTACTAAGTTTGCGGTAAGAGCCATTTCAGATGGTCTTAGGCAAGAAGTTAGTAGAAATATACGTGTGGCTTTAGTGGCACCGGGAGCTACAGAATCAGAGCTACCCAATACGATATCAGATCCGGAATTAAAGAAAATGGCGATTGAATCGTTCCGAAAAGATACTATTCCAGGTTTGGCCATAGCTAAAGCCGTTGCCTTTGCCATAGCTCAACCCACTGATGTAGATGTAAATGAATTGGTGGTGAGACCTACGGCTCAAAAAGCATATTAA
- a CDS encoding ABC transporter permease, with the protein MLKNYLLVTIRNLLKNRVYSFINITGLAIGIACSILILLWVKHETSFDKFIPKHDRLYQVWANAEFDGKMNSWRSVPLPTYEAVKNRQANIVNSAVTGWGSTHLLSWKDTRFNKDGYAVSEEFLDMFEFPLIKGDASTVLDEPYSIVITESLAQSLFGDEEAMGQLVRIDDEHELKVTGILKDIPDNSSFEFEYLYPWKFKAMIQPWVGNNEDNWGNYSFQIFVELDDPAHELAANEAVAPLLTENGQDDMPRSFFLHPMDDWRLNSNFENGVAKGGMNDYVKLFTIIAVFIVLIACINFMNLATARSERRAKEVGVRKSVGSGRVELVLQFIGESIFITLISYVLAILLAQLILPLYNQLVEKQLFIEYLSAEFWMVTVAFILLVGVVAGSYPAFYLSSFQPVKVLKGKVKVGKNGSIPRKVLVTLQFGFAILLIIGTAVIYKQIQLVQSRDLGYDQENLLSIPMNNEMIKNFRPLKLELLSSGVVESVTKSNSSITSINSNNFMSWPGKPEDLKVIFTTIAAGYDYTKTMGIEVLEGRDFSEDFKSDSSAIVINKAALDLMELEEPIGTQLDLWGDKRNLIGVVDNTLMGSPYAPIKPMFIIIDQDWSNNLVTVRLSKTDDIKAAVAQVQGVFEKHNPAYPFEYRFVDEDFAKKFTTINLTSRLAGIFAILAIIITGLGLFGLASFTAEQRTKEIGIRKVLGASVGSLVALISSEFSRLVIISFIISAPLAWWLLNSYLDRYPIRTNIDWWVFPLTGFIALSFAVIIVANQAWGAARSNPVKSLRSE; encoded by the coding sequence ATGCTCAAAAACTACTTACTAGTAACTATTCGCAACCTGTTAAAAAATCGTGTTTATTCATTCATCAACATTACAGGTCTGGCTATAGGTATTGCCTGCAGTATCCTTATTTTACTCTGGGTAAAACATGAAACTTCTTTCGATAAGTTTATTCCTAAGCATGATAGGCTATATCAGGTTTGGGCTAATGCCGAATTTGATGGTAAAATGAATAGTTGGAGGTCGGTGCCGCTGCCCACTTATGAGGCCGTTAAAAACCGACAGGCCAATATTGTAAACTCTGCAGTTACAGGCTGGGGGAGTACCCACTTGCTGAGCTGGAAAGACACCCGTTTTAATAAGGATGGATACGCTGTGAGTGAGGAGTTTCTGGATATGTTTGAGTTTCCACTTATAAAAGGTGATGCTTCTACCGTGCTTGATGAGCCTTATTCTATAGTAATAACAGAGTCTTTGGCTCAGTCATTATTTGGCGATGAGGAGGCTATGGGACAGCTCGTTCGAATTGATGATGAACATGAATTAAAAGTTACCGGAATTCTTAAAGACATCCCGGATAACTCTTCCTTTGAATTTGAATACCTATATCCCTGGAAGTTTAAGGCCATGATACAACCCTGGGTGGGAAACAATGAAGACAATTGGGGAAATTACTCGTTTCAGATTTTTGTGGAGCTAGATGATCCTGCGCATGAGTTGGCTGCAAATGAAGCGGTAGCTCCATTGCTAACAGAAAATGGACAGGATGATATGCCCCGATCATTCTTTTTACACCCTATGGATGATTGGCGCCTCAACTCTAATTTTGAAAACGGTGTGGCTAAAGGCGGCATGAACGATTATGTGAAGCTTTTTACCATAATAGCCGTTTTTATTGTTTTAATAGCCTGTATTAATTTCATGAACCTGGCCACCGCACGTTCTGAGCGCAGAGCTAAGGAAGTGGGGGTGAGAAAAAGCGTAGGCTCTGGCAGAGTGGAGCTGGTACTTCAGTTTATTGGCGAATCTATATTTATCACCTTGATTTCATATGTGCTGGCCATTTTACTCGCTCAGCTGATACTTCCTTTGTACAATCAGCTGGTAGAAAAGCAATTGTTTATTGAATATCTCTCTGCTGAATTTTGGATGGTTACCGTGGCATTTATTTTACTAGTAGGAGTAGTGGCAGGCAGTTATCCTGCATTTTACCTTTCTTCTTTCCAGCCTGTAAAAGTGCTCAAAGGAAAAGTGAAGGTCGGTAAAAATGGTAGTATACCCAGGAAAGTATTGGTGACGCTGCAGTTCGGTTTTGCTATTTTGCTGATTATAGGCACCGCTGTTATTTATAAACAGATACAATTGGTGCAGAGTCGTGACTTGGGGTATGATCAGGAGAATTTACTATCCATACCTATGAATAATGAGATGATTAAAAACTTTAGGCCTTTGAAATTGGAATTACTAAGTTCTGGGGTGGTAGAGTCGGTAACCAAGTCCAATAGCTCCATTACATCTATTAATTCTAACAACTTTATGAGCTGGCCCGGAAAGCCAGAGGATTTAAAAGTGATTTTTACCACCATTGCGGCTGGGTATGATTATACCAAAACCATGGGGATAGAAGTGCTTGAAGGGCGGGATTTTTCTGAAGATTTTAAAAGTGATTCATCGGCAATAGTAATTAATAAAGCAGCATTAGATCTCATGGAACTGGAAGAACCTATCGGCACTCAGCTGGATCTTTGGGGTGATAAACGAAACTTGATAGGCGTGGTAGATAACACCTTGATGGGCTCTCCTTACGCCCCAATAAAGCCGATGTTTATTATTATAGATCAGGACTGGAGTAATAATTTGGTTACCGTAAGGCTGAGCAAAACAGATGACATAAAGGCCGCTGTAGCTCAGGTGCAGGGTGTGTTTGAGAAACATAACCCTGCCTATCCGTTCGAATATCGGTTTGTAGATGAAGACTTTGCTAAGAAATTCACCACTATTAATCTTACCAGTCGGTTAGCTGGCATATTTGCTATTCTGGCCATTATTATAACTGGTTTAGGACTGTTTGGCCTGGCAAGCTTCACAGCTGAGCAACGCACTAAAGAAATAGGCATAAGAAAAGTGCTTGGGGCTTCGGTAGGCAGTTTGGTGGCACTTATTTCAAGTGAATTTTCCAGGTTGGTAATTATTTCATTTATAATTTCGGCTCCGCTGGCCTGGTGGCTTCTTAACTCATACTTAGACCGATACCCTATTCGTACCAATATCGACTGGTGGGTATTTCCGCTTACAGGCTTTATAGCCCTTTCTTTTGCCGTTATCATTGTGGCTAATCAGGCCTGGGGAGCCGCCCGGTCTAATCCGGTGAAGTCGTTGAGGAGTGAATAG
- a CDS encoding AraC family transcriptional regulator translates to MKQHDQINQYLSRLSKALQFIDDHLSASLTLDEVAAQAYYSPFHFHRIFKALIQEPFLIYVKRRRMEKAAALLMRSHTSITDIAYEVGFADNAAFSKAFKKHYGASPSQFREASPDRYAKIDHSKIGQEPLSFEAYLYRMEEQLEWFINAADIRLLDREKELLAYVSHIGDCNNIGDSFSKLLSWADKRNVLDFPSTKLMLIYHDSLKITPAENARFSAAITLNEEIEQEGEVLKMDFDGGKCMVAKLELVVDELEKAWTSMFMWLNANDYQVAERPCFEIYHSNWQEHPERKCLLELCVFVK, encoded by the coding sequence GTGAAGCAGCATGATCAGATAAATCAGTACCTTTCGCGCCTTTCAAAAGCCCTCCAGTTTATTGATGATCATTTATCAGCATCACTGACGCTTGATGAGGTGGCCGCCCAGGCATACTATTCTCCTTTTCATTTCCACCGCATATTCAAAGCACTCATCCAGGAGCCTTTTTTGATCTATGTAAAGCGACGCCGAATGGAGAAAGCTGCCGCTCTACTCATGCGATCTCATACTTCTATCACGGATATTGCTTATGAGGTGGGCTTTGCTGATAATGCTGCCTTTTCTAAGGCTTTTAAAAAACATTATGGTGCGAGTCCCTCCCAGTTTAGAGAGGCCAGTCCGGATAGATATGCCAAAATAGATCATAGCAAGATCGGACAAGAGCCACTTTCTTTTGAAGCTTACCTTTACCGTATGGAAGAACAATTAGAATGGTTTATTAATGCGGCCGACATACGGCTGCTGGATAGAGAAAAAGAGCTATTGGCTTATGTTAGTCATATTGGTGATTGTAATAATATAGGCGATAGTTTTAGCAAGCTTTTATCATGGGCAGATAAACGAAACGTGCTGGATTTTCCCAGCACTAAACTGATGCTGATATATCATGATAGTTTGAAAATTACTCCTGCAGAAAATGCCCGGTTTAGTGCGGCTATTACTTTGAATGAGGAAATAGAACAGGAAGGAGAGGTGCTCAAAATGGATTTTGATGGCGGGAAATGCATGGTAGCTAAGTTGGAGCTGGTAGTAGATGAATTGGAAAAAGCCTGGACCAGCATGTTTATGTGGCTTAATGCCAATGACTATCAGGTGGCAGAAAGACCGTGTTTTGAAATTTATCATAGTAACTGGCAGGAGCATCCGGAGCGAAAATGCTTGCTGGAGCTATGTGTTTTTGTGAAGTAA
- a CDS encoding pentapeptide repeat-containing protein, giving the protein MNTIQEESFNKEDFTAGLEAIEYEECSFHQCSFAGADLSRITFVDCEFDGCDLSNIKITDSAMREVRFKNCKLIGAHFDECNDFLFEVAFEDCILNFSSFYKKSLKKTRLIRCSMYEVDLVEADMSESLFYECDFAGATFDRTNLEKADLSTSFNFLIDPENNRLKKAQFSQSELAGLLFKYGIVVK; this is encoded by the coding sequence ATGAATACCATTCAAGAGGAGAGTTTTAATAAGGAAGATTTTACTGCAGGCCTTGAAGCCATAGAATATGAAGAGTGTAGTTTCCATCAGTGTTCATTTGCAGGAGCTGATCTGAGTAGAATTACCTTTGTAGATTGTGAATTTGACGGTTGTGACCTGAGCAACATAAAAATTACTGATAGTGCCATGCGCGAAGTGCGGTTTAAAAACTGCAAGCTTATAGGAGCACACTTTGATGAGTGTAATGACTTCCTTTTTGAAGTGGCCTTTGAAGATTGTATTTTAAATTTCTCCTCTTTTTATAAAAAGTCCCTGAAGAAAACCCGGCTGATACGCTGTTCTATGTACGAGGTAGACCTGGTAGAAGCAGACATGTCAGAAAGCCTTTTTTATGAATGTGACTTCGCCGGAGCCACTTTTGACAGAACTAACCTGGAAAAGGCCGACTTAAGCACCTCCTTCAATTTTTTGATAGACCCCGAAAATAACAGACTGAAAAAAGCACAATTCTCTCAATCAGAACTAGCCGGACTGCTATTTAAATATGGGATTGTGGTGAAGTGA